In Nomascus leucogenys isolate Asia chromosome 11, Asia_NLE_v1, whole genome shotgun sequence, the following proteins share a genomic window:
- the SSR3 gene encoding translocon-associated protein subunit gamma isoform X1: MAPKGSSKQQSEEDLLLQDFSRNLSAKSSALFFGNAFIVSAIPIWLYWRIWHMDLIQSAVLYSVMTLVSTYLVAFAYKNVKFVLKHKVAQKREDAVSKEVTRKLSEADNRKMSRKEKDERILWKKNEVADYEATTFSIFYNNTLFLVVVIVASFFILKNFNPTVNYILSISASSGLIALLSTGSK; encoded by the exons ATGGCTCCCAAAGGCAGCTCCAAACAGCAGTCTGAGGAGGACCTGCTCCTGCAGGATTTCAGCCGCAATCTCTCGGCGAAGTCGTCTGCGCTCTTCTTCGGGAACGCGTTCATCGTGTCTGCCATCCCCATCT GGTTATACTGGCGAATATGGCATATGGATCTTATCCAGTCTGCTGTTTTGTATAGTGTGATGACCCTAGTAAGCACATATTTGGTAGCCTTTGCATACAAGAATGTGAAATTTGTTCTCAAGCACAA agtAGCACAGAAGAGGGAGGATGCTGTTTCCAAAGAAGTGACTCGAAAACTTTCTGAAGCTGATAATAGAAAGATGTCTCggaaggagaaagatgaaag AATCTTATGGAAGAAGAATGAAGTTGCTGATTATGAAGCTACAACATTTTCCATCTTCTATAACAACACTCTGTTCCTGGTCGTGGTCATTGTTGCTTCCTTCTTCATATTGAAGAACTTCAACCCCACAGT GAACTACATTTTGTCCATAAGTGCTTCATCAGGACTCATCGCCCTCCTGTCTACTGGCTCCAAATAG
- the SSR3 gene encoding translocon-associated protein subunit gamma isoform X2 has protein sequence MAPKGSSKQQSEEDLLLQDFSRNLSAKSSALFFGNAFIVSAIPIWLYWRIWHMDLIQSAVLYSVMTLVSTYLVAFAYKNVKFVLKHKVAQKREDAVSKEVTRKLSEADNRKMSRKEKDERILWKKNEVADYEATTFSIFYNNTLFLVVVIVASFFILKNFNPTVVF, from the exons ATGGCTCCCAAAGGCAGCTCCAAACAGCAGTCTGAGGAGGACCTGCTCCTGCAGGATTTCAGCCGCAATCTCTCGGCGAAGTCGTCTGCGCTCTTCTTCGGGAACGCGTTCATCGTGTCTGCCATCCCCATCT GGTTATACTGGCGAATATGGCATATGGATCTTATCCAGTCTGCTGTTTTGTATAGTGTGATGACCCTAGTAAGCACATATTTGGTAGCCTTTGCATACAAGAATGTGAAATTTGTTCTCAAGCACAA agtAGCACAGAAGAGGGAGGATGCTGTTTCCAAAGAAGTGACTCGAAAACTTTCTGAAGCTGATAATAGAAAGATGTCTCggaaggagaaagatgaaag AATCTTATGGAAGAAGAATGAAGTTGCTGATTATGAAGCTACAACATTTTCCATCTTCTATAACAACACTCTGTTCCTGGTCGTGGTCATTGTTGCTTCCTTCTTCATATTGAAGAACTTCAACCCCACAGT